One genomic window of Gracilinema caldarium DSM 7334 includes the following:
- a CDS encoding glycosyltransferase: MSNILIAMIEVGFGHKGPALVIQEALESAFPGKHRINVIDFPAVAGAHRTDRAIKAAWDTALQHPWMVRASYAFMEAVYPWSSKVLYPFIADFYIRGGQYLAEDPPDLFISTHPMCSLVAAEARRCYGLQFPIVNDVVDPFDGYSLWAEQSADLFLVHSEQSRDLLKSHHIDEQRIKLVPYPQLPAMSIPERTTDELRAIYGLDPQGTETKPVVLVTSGAQGLGKAYSFAIRAYLEGYPVDFLVVTGKNTRLFQQLETILYANKHKKLPGKLIPLSFATSMAELYSLCDMVVGKAGASTCMETLFHKKPLICIEWAGQNDYKIIQFLLENQLGSFTSRYHDWIQLLIKPPIYKKYDAEFSNHGILQELRSFHAVSGSM, translated from the coding sequence ATGTCCAACATACTAATTGCGATGATCGAGGTGGGCTTTGGCCATAAGGGGCCAGCTCTTGTCATACAGGAAGCCCTGGAATCCGCATTTCCCGGAAAGCACCGCATCAATGTGATCGATTTTCCCGCTGTTGCAGGGGCCCACAGAACCGACAGAGCTATAAAGGCAGCCTGGGATACGGCTCTACAACACCCCTGGATGGTTCGTGCTTCCTATGCTTTTATGGAAGCAGTCTATCCCTGGAGTAGCAAGGTGCTTTACCCCTTTATTGCTGATTTTTATATCCGGGGCGGCCAGTATCTAGCTGAGGATCCACCTGACCTCTTTATCAGCACCCATCCCATGTGTTCCCTGGTAGCCGCCGAAGCCCGCCGCTGCTACGGCCTTCAGTTTCCCATTGTAAATGATGTTGTGGACCCCTTCGATGGCTACAGCCTCTGGGCTGAACAAAGTGCAGATCTCTTTTTAGTACATTCTGAGCAGAGCCGGGATCTTCTTAAAAGCCACCATATTGATGAACAGCGCATCAAACTGGTGCCCTATCCCCAGCTTCCTGCGATGTCTATTCCAGAAAGGACCACCGATGAGCTTCGTGCGATTTATGGTCTTGATCCACAAGGGACAGAAACCAAACCGGTAGTTCTTGTTACCAGTGGAGCCCAAGGCCTTGGAAAGGCTTATTCCTTTGCGATCCGGGCCTATCTTGAAGGATATCCTGTGGACTTTCTTGTGGTGACTGGAAAAAACACCCGTTTGTTTCAACAACTAGAAACAATCCTTTATGCGAACAAGCATAAAAAGCTTCCTGGCAAACTAATACCTCTTTCCTTTGCTACTTCTATGGCTGAGCTCTATAGTCTCTGTGATATGGTAGTCGGAAAGGCTGGTGCTTCAACCTGTATGGAAACGCTGTTTCATAAAAAGCCTCTGATCTGCATCGAATGGGCAGGTCAAAATGATTATAAAATTATCCAGTTTCTTCTCGAGAACCAGCTTGGTAGTTTTACCAGCCGGTATCATGACTGGATACAACTTCTTATAAAACCGCCAATATATAAAAAATATGATGCAGAATTTTCTAACCATGGTATACTACAGGAGTTGAGGAGCTTCCATGCTGTTTCTGGATCGATGTGA
- a CDS encoding 2-oxo acid dehydrogenase subunit E2, which produces MLFLDRCDGVQVKGLNPFQKVIPYIMTTRNGAAVYFSEDVDIEPAMHLVKRMNESEHTTKYTLFSVVLTAIARVLEEKPHLNRFVMGKHVYQRNYRSISFIVKKALTEDARETDAKVYFDPGETLSTVADKVQNAIALAQSEVLSPDEKEMYVLSAIPGGYRLATGLFRLLERFNLAPASMIHSDPLYTSVYVANLASLNLPAPYHHLYEWGTASVFVVMGKIERRLVTRKDGTVQQRRFMNFKITLDERISEGLYFARAIDLFRCYMANPAVLQTSSKQSEGVPETVQEPLPIAASLS; this is translated from the coding sequence ATGCTGTTTCTGGATCGATGTGACGGAGTACAGGTTAAAGGATTAAATCCCTTTCAAAAGGTGATTCCCTATATTATGACTACCCGCAATGGGGCGGCGGTTTATTTTTCTGAGGATGTCGATATTGAACCGGCGATGCATCTAGTAAAACGAATGAATGAATCAGAGCACACCACAAAGTATACCCTCTTTTCAGTAGTACTAACCGCAATAGCCCGGGTTTTAGAAGAAAAACCCCATTTGAATCGTTTTGTGATGGGTAAACATGTGTATCAGCGGAACTATAGGTCCATTTCTTTTATTGTAAAAAAGGCCCTCACTGAAGATGCCCGGGAAACCGATGCAAAGGTATACTTTGACCCAGGCGAAACTCTATCCACTGTGGCTGACAAGGTCCAAAACGCTATCGCATTAGCCCAAAGCGAAGTCTTAAGCCCCGATGAAAAGGAAATGTACGTTCTTTCCGCCATACCCGGAGGATATCGTCTTGCCACAGGTCTCTTTCGTCTTCTCGAACGTTTTAATCTGGCTCCGGCTTCTATGATCCACTCAGATCCGCTCTATACCTCTGTTTATGTGGCGAACCTGGCAAGCCTGAATTTGCCGGCACCCTATCATCACCTCTATGAATGGGGTACCGCTTCGGTCTTTGTTGTTATGGGTAAAATTGAACGGAGGCTTGTAACCCGAAAAGATGGTACAGTACAACAACGCCGTTTTATGAATTTTAAAATCACCCTTGATGAGCGTATTTCCGAAGGGCTCTACTTTGCAAGGGCTATCGATCTCTTCCGCTGCTATATGGCAAACCCTGCAGTGCTGCAAACATCCTCAAAACAAAGCGAAGGGGTTCCTGAAACCGTCCAGGAACCCCTCCCTATAGCCGCATCTCTTTCGTAA
- a CDS encoding Hsp20/alpha crystallin family protein: MNLMLRNRPSELDPVEELDRLQRELSRWFDFGFDNMGLLDRALAPAVDLVETNEGYTLTVDLPGVDKKDINLTVENNVITIEGEKKETKESKDKKRFFRKETWEGSFRRTISLPVAADPDKVKAELKNGVLTVSIGKKEELKPRQIAVQVK, translated from the coding sequence ATGAACCTTATGTTACGTAATCGACCCTCTGAACTTGATCCGGTAGAAGAACTGGATCGACTGCAAAGAGAGTTGAGCCGCTGGTTCGACTTTGGTTTTGACAACATGGGCCTCTTGGACCGGGCCCTCGCCCCTGCGGTGGATCTCGTGGAAACCAATGAGGGATATACCCTGACCGTAGATCTCCCCGGGGTAGACAAGAAGGACATCAACCTGACTGTGGAAAACAATGTGATCACCATCGAAGGGGAAAAGAAGGAGACCAAGGAATCCAAGGATAAGAAGCGGTTCTTCAGAAAGGAAACCTGGGAAGGCTCCTTCCGCAGGACCATCTCCTTACCTGTTGCGGCTGATCCGGACAAGGTCAAGGCAGAACTGAAAAACGGGGTACTGACGGTCAGCATCGGCAAGAAAGAAGAATTGAAACCCCGGCAGATTGCTGTTCAGGTTAAATAA
- the vapC gene encoding type II toxin-antitoxin system tRNA(fMet)-specific endonuclease VapC: protein MYYLDTNTCIYFLNGTNERVRTKLLSTVPKEIAIPSIVKAELLLGAYKSRKREYNIEKIEQFLEPFTVVPFEDEMTYVYAEIRSAMETKGIVIGPNDLLIASIVKYKNGILVTNNVSEFSRIEGLLIDNWAQ from the coding sequence ATGTATTACCTTGATACAAATACCTGTATATATTTTTTAAACGGTACCAATGAACGTGTGAGAACAAAATTGTTATCCACAGTACCTAAAGAAATTGCTATTCCTTCTATAGTTAAGGCAGAGTTATTGTTAGGTGCATATAAAAGCCGCAAAAGGGAATATAATATCGAAAAAATAGAGCAGTTTCTTGAACCATTTACTGTCGTTCCCTTTGAAGATGAAATGACCTATGTCTATGCAGAAATACGATCGGCTATGGAAACAAAAGGAATTGTCATTGGTCCTAACGATCTTTTAATTGCTTCGATTGTTAAATATAAAAATGGAATATTGGTTACCAATAATGTGAGTGAATTTTCTAGAATTGAAGGACTTCTCATAGATAATTGGGCACAATGA
- a CDS encoding DEAD/DEAH box helicase, producing the protein MEFTELTLHPDLQRGIADAGYVTCTPVQEQVLNNAFGGHDLYVQSQTGTGKTAAYLIVIFQRLLTEPLLAGKKALIMVPTRELAVQVEDEAKRIGKYLSFKIGSFYGGVGYAHQQKLLRESVQILIGTPGRVLDLNGSGQMNLMDLAFLVLDEADRMFDMGFYPDLRKLIKVVPPVDRRQTMLFSATLNAWVKNLAWEYTKDPLEIEITPEQVTVDEIEQLLYHVPGDEKMKLLLGILKQRQPESAIIFCNTKKYAEIVAKRLRINDIPCEFIIGDLPQVKRLKIIDDVKAGKTRYLVATDVAARGLDIEGLAMVINYDLPNEAENYVHRIGRTARAGKTGIAISLASEQDVYELPAIEKYLGAKIPSQIASEELYGEDKSEGMHIRTDTYDDSGYERSGSGRGRGPAKGRAKEERRDHGRPMRQKPVRTGEGEGQALSEGRGKAKKQPSRSSVAKEKNGQHPVRQPQRHDQGQVAGTPAPREKTAAKPNLAHLTFEERLAYYKRKYRAESSEAQEGTRAPKASAGKNRKALQSKTTPKVSAQQKEGSSKKRGILSRLLSLFKGRK; encoded by the coding sequence ATGGAATTCACAGAACTTACCTTACACCCCGACCTCCAACGGGGTATTGCAGATGCAGGCTACGTAACCTGCACCCCTGTTCAGGAACAGGTGCTAAATAACGCTTTTGGAGGCCACGACCTGTATGTTCAGTCCCAGACCGGGACAGGGAAAACAGCCGCCTATCTTATTGTCATTTTCCAGCGGCTATTAACAGAACCACTTCTGGCAGGCAAGAAAGCCCTTATTATGGTTCCAACCAGGGAACTGGCGGTTCAGGTAGAAGACGAGGCAAAACGCATCGGGAAATATCTCTCCTTTAAAATCGGCAGTTTTTACGGCGGCGTGGGCTATGCTCATCAACAGAAACTGCTCCGGGAATCGGTGCAAATTCTCATAGGAACCCCTGGCCGTGTTTTGGATCTGAATGGCTCAGGTCAGATGAACCTGATGGATCTCGCCTTCCTCGTATTGGATGAAGCAGACCGGATGTTTGATATGGGCTTTTACCCGGATCTGCGGAAGCTCATTAAAGTGGTTCCCCCAGTAGACCGGCGGCAAACCATGCTGTTCAGTGCCACCCTGAACGCCTGGGTAAAAAACCTTGCCTGGGAATACACCAAGGATCCTCTGGAAATTGAAATTACCCCGGAACAGGTGACGGTTGATGAAATTGAACAGCTTTTATATCACGTTCCCGGGGATGAGAAGATGAAACTGCTCCTCGGCATCCTGAAACAGCGGCAACCTGAAAGTGCTATTATTTTCTGTAATACCAAGAAATATGCAGAAATTGTAGCAAAGCGGCTCAGGATTAACGATATTCCCTGTGAGTTCATCATCGGCGACCTGCCCCAGGTGAAACGGCTTAAGATTATTGATGATGTAAAGGCCGGCAAGACCCGCTACCTGGTAGCCACCGATGTGGCCGCCCGGGGCCTTGATATCGAAGGGCTTGCGATGGTTATCAATTATGACCTGCCAAATGAAGCGGAAAACTATGTCCATCGTATCGGCAGAACAGCCCGGGCCGGGAAAACCGGCATTGCTATCAGCCTGGCCAGTGAACAGGATGTATACGAACTGCCGGCCATAGAAAAATATCTGGGAGCCAAGATTCCCTCACAGATCGCTTCGGAAGAGCTCTATGGTGAAGACAAAAGTGAGGGCATGCATATCCGAACCGACACCTATGATGACAGCGGATATGAACGATCCGGATCTGGTCGCGGCAGAGGGCCGGCTAAGGGCAGAGCCAAGGAAGAACGGCGTGACCATGGACGACCCATGCGGCAAAAACCGGTACGCACCGGTGAAGGTGAAGGGCAAGCTCTATCAGAGGGCAGAGGCAAGGCCAAGAAACAGCCCTCCCGTTCATCCGTCGCAAAGGAGAAAAACGGACAACACCCAGTCCGACAGCCTCAGCGTCACGATCAGGGACAAGTTGCAGGGACTCCTGCCCCCCGTGAGAAAACCGCAGCCAAACCAAATCTGGCACATCTGACGTTTGAAGAACGGCTTGCTTATTATAAACGTAAATACCGGGCAGAATCATCTGAAGCTCAGGAAGGAACAAGGGCACCTAAAGCCAGTGCAGGGAAAAACCGCAAAGCCCTGCAGAGTAAAACAACGCCCAAGGTTTCAGCTCAACAAAAAGAAGGCTCTAGTAAGAAGAGGGGCATTTTAAGCAGACTGCTCAGCCTGTTCAAAGGGCGTAAGTAA
- a CDS encoding B12-binding domain-containing radical SAM protein — MTEYSLIFISIHCEQSPDAVALGAASVASFVQARFTRIRILDAYVDESPSQIFERLFRLCSGASGPPETLGPQEAHRQVVGFSLYSWNRKLSLTVAALCREAFPDCFLVAGGPEVSARPEGLSTTEGGPFSVLIRGEGESAFQKVLEAWSAGIAPCQTIIDGKTEDITQLPSPWLSGLLKGKTTALWELARGCPYACSYCYESKGNHRLRYISEERFHQELDYFVQKQMHSVFVLDPTFNANNKRTLQILDRLIEKAPNIHWHFEVRAELLNRDQARRFAQLGASLQIGLQTADPEVSARLNRPLELAKFKQKIDILNQEGVVFGLDLIYGLPGDTLEGFLESLNVAINLYPNHLDIFRLAILPGTVLAEEASHYDMNYETEPPYTLRSSASFSRQDMDRAERLARAVDFFYNKGRAVPWFNQVLYPLHKTPAQLFLLFANFMDAKKKPWDANVDPSYPASREAIILEFLHGLFEKQKLDYLLPAVWDVVRFHGAWARALAEGITTTIDCNYDPDQLFGAGVLDLEEFCALADMNPTRIRVKPGRNEPEVSIIS, encoded by the coding sequence ATGACAGAGTATTCCCTGATTTTTATATCCATACATTGTGAACAGAGTCCCGATGCGGTAGCCCTCGGGGCCGCCTCGGTGGCGTCCTTTGTTCAGGCTCGGTTCACCAGGATTCGCATCCTTGATGCCTATGTTGACGAAAGCCCATCACAGATTTTTGAGCGGCTTTTCCGGCTTTGTTCGGGCGCTTCGGGCCCCCCAGAAACGCTTGGTCCCCAGGAGGCTCACAGACAGGTTGTGGGTTTTTCCCTCTATAGCTGGAATCGGAAACTGAGCCTGACCGTAGCTGCGCTTTGCCGGGAAGCCTTCCCTGATTGTTTTCTCGTTGCGGGGGGGCCCGAAGTAAGCGCCCGGCCCGAAGGGCTGAGTACCACCGAAGGCGGCCCCTTTTCTGTGTTAATCCGAGGAGAAGGTGAATCGGCTTTCCAAAAGGTTCTAGAAGCCTGGTCTGCTGGTATAGCCCCATGCCAGACAATCATAGATGGGAAAACCGAAGATATAACTCAACTTCCTTCTCCCTGGCTTTCAGGACTCCTTAAAGGCAAAACAACTGCATTGTGGGAACTTGCACGGGGCTGTCCCTATGCATGTAGCTACTGTTATGAATCCAAAGGAAACCATCGTCTCCGCTATATATCAGAAGAACGTTTTCATCAGGAGCTGGATTATTTTGTACAAAAACAGATGCACTCTGTTTTTGTCCTGGATCCGACCTTTAATGCAAACAATAAACGAACACTCCAGATTTTAGACCGTCTTATCGAAAAGGCCCCCAATATTCATTGGCATTTCGAGGTTCGCGCAGAGCTTCTAAACCGGGATCAGGCTCGGCGTTTTGCCCAGTTGGGAGCTTCCCTGCAGATTGGCCTTCAGACCGCAGATCCGGAGGTTTCTGCCCGGCTTAACCGTCCGCTGGAACTAGCAAAATTTAAACAGAAAATCGATATACTAAACCAGGAAGGGGTTGTTTTTGGTCTTGATCTCATCTATGGTCTCCCTGGAGATACCCTTGAGGGCTTTTTGGAAAGCCTTAATGTTGCCATCAACCTTTATCCAAATCATCTGGATATCTTCAGGCTTGCGATCCTTCCCGGTACGGTTCTCGCTGAAGAAGCTTCACACTATGATATGAACTATGAAACCGAGCCTCCCTATACCCTCCGTTCCAGTGCCAGTTTTTCTCGCCAAGATATGGACAGGGCAGAACGTTTGGCCAGGGCGGTGGATTTCTTCTATAACAAGGGCCGAGCTGTACCCTGGTTTAACCAGGTACTCTATCCGCTCCATAAAACGCCTGCCCAGCTGTTTCTGCTCTTTGCAAATTTTATGGATGCAAAAAAGAAACCCTGGGATGCAAACGTAGATCCTTCATATCCCGCCTCTCGGGAAGCTATTATACTCGAATTCCTCCATGGTTTATTTGAAAAGCAAAAGTTAGACTACCTGCTCCCGGCGGTTTGGGATGTAGTCCGTTTCCATGGCGCCTGGGCTCGGGCTTTGGCAGAGGGCATTACCACCACGATAGACTGCAACTACGATCCGGATCAGCTTTTTGGGGCCGGTGTTCTGGACTTGGAAGAGTTCTGTGCTTTGGCAGATATGAATCCTACGAGAATCCGAGTAAAACCGGGTAGAAATGAACCAGAGGTAAGTATCATATCATGA
- a CDS encoding DUF6938 domain-containing protein, with protein MATVAQKPLAWITAADMGLGHKRAAWPLAPFGKGGVIIAGSDANTDPDELALWNRLRHTYESLSRIKSWPVVGNALFGIMDALMAIPTAYPFRDLSKPTIQNTFVDKLVAKGLCRTFIRQAQSEPLPIVTTFYAQAIAAEKAGLKRIYCVITDTDLNRVWVAANPKESRIEYFVPCGRALRRLKQYGVPDERIYMTGFPLPLDLTGDEDLSILRSDLGLRLARLDPQNRFWPLHVYSVEHFLGKEYCPEKRGREVGPLTITFAVGGAGAQKEIGATVLHALAPRLSDGSFRLNLVAGKRPEVAVYFRDQLETLRSKHPEAADSVTIVFNPEDAGYFAEFATILHDTDVLWTKPSELSFYAGLGIPIIMAPPIGSQEVHNREWLMEIQGGFDQKDPEYAHEWLWDLLKEGRLAECAWDGFLKARKYGTYKIAEILKTGTMQRETSPLKR; from the coding sequence ATGGCAACAGTAGCTCAAAAACCTCTTGCATGGATTACGGCGGCCGATATGGGGCTGGGTCACAAGCGGGCCGCATGGCCTCTGGCCCCCTTTGGAAAAGGGGGCGTCATCATTGCAGGCAGTGATGCAAACACCGATCCGGATGAACTTGCCCTCTGGAATCGGCTCCGGCATACCTACGAAAGCCTTTCCCGAATTAAAAGCTGGCCGGTGGTGGGCAATGCCCTCTTTGGTATTATGGATGCCCTCATGGCCATTCCAACAGCCTATCCTTTCCGGGATCTTTCCAAGCCCACCATCCAGAATACCTTTGTTGATAAGCTCGTAGCCAAAGGGCTCTGCCGCACCTTTATCCGGCAGGCCCAATCGGAACCACTGCCTATCGTTACCACCTTTTACGCCCAGGCCATTGCCGCAGAAAAGGCGGGGCTTAAGCGCATTTACTGTGTTATTACCGATACGGACCTGAACCGGGTCTGGGTGGCGGCCAATCCAAAAGAAAGCCGGATCGAATATTTTGTACCCTGCGGCAGAGCCCTCAGGCGGCTGAAACAGTATGGTGTGCCGGATGAACGCATTTATATGACCGGTTTTCCTTTACCCCTGGATTTGACAGGTGATGAGGACCTCTCAATCCTTCGCAGCGATCTGGGGCTGCGACTTGCCCGGCTTGACCCGCAAAACCGTTTCTGGCCCCTCCATGTTTACTCGGTGGAACATTTTCTGGGTAAGGAATATTGCCCAGAAAAGCGGGGTCGGGAAGTGGGGCCCCTCACTATTACCTTTGCAGTAGGCGGCGCCGGAGCCCAGAAAGAAATCGGTGCTACGGTTCTGCACGCCCTGGCGCCTCGGCTTTCCGATGGTTCCTTCCGACTGAACCTGGTGGCAGGTAAACGCCCTGAGGTGGCGGTCTATTTTAGGGACCAATTGGAAACACTCCGCAGTAAACATCCCGAAGCGGCAGATTCGGTCACCATCGTCTTTAACCCGGAAGATGCCGGTTATTTTGCTGAATTTGCCACAATCCTCCATGATACGGATGTACTCTGGACCAAACCAAGTGAGCTTTCTTTTTATGCCGGTCTTGGTATTCCCATTATTATGGCACCGCCCATCGGCTCTCAGGAGGTTCATAACCGGGAGTGGCTTATGGAAATTCAAGGGGGCTTTGATCAGAAAGACCCCGAATATGCCCATGAGTGGCTCTGGGACCTGCTGAAGGAAGGCCGCTTGGCTGAATGTGCCTGGGATGGGTTTCTTAAAGCGCGAAAATATGGTACCTACAAAATTGCAGAAATTTTAAAAACCGGCACCATGCAACGGGAAACCAGTCCGTTGAAACGGTAG
- a CDS encoding thermonuclease family protein, whose protein sequence is MKHLPITLYKSYCLFFLLYCLFSVAVRAEQVSQDPSKIVVFRTPAGKKYHQKDCPTLQNSKTVTAITLEEALKQALEPCTVCHPPEYSGGRELYRLNNPPLRSSRDAQLSRMIPATVLEVVDGDTIKVRIPAPRPIQLKAQETIRFLGIDAPETKTSPRPAGYYGEEAKVYVTRLLSGKPVLLAFDWDLRDKYGRLLAYIYIQDGTCVNLHLVEQGYAFAYVHFPFQFMDEFTRAQAAAKQKRRGLWGR, encoded by the coding sequence ATGAAACATTTACCGATTACCCTGTATAAATCGTACTGCCTCTTTTTTCTTCTTTATTGTCTGTTTTCTGTTGCTGTCAGGGCTGAACAGGTGTCCCAGGACCCGTCAAAGATTGTGGTCTTTAGGACTCCGGCAGGCAAGAAGTATCATCAGAAGGATTGTCCTACGCTTCAGAATTCCAAAACTGTCACTGCGATTACCCTGGAAGAAGCACTCAAACAGGCCCTCGAACCCTGTACGGTGTGCCATCCCCCAGAGTATAGCGGCGGCAGAGAACTATACCGGCTCAACAATCCTCCCCTCCGGTCGAGCCGGGATGCCCAGCTGTCCCGTATGATCCCTGCAACGGTTCTCGAGGTGGTCGACGGGGATACCATAAAGGTCCGTATTCCTGCCCCCCGGCCGATACAGCTCAAAGCACAGGAAACGATCCGTTTCCTCGGAATTGATGCCCCAGAAACAAAAACCAGTCCCCGACCTGCGGGGTACTATGGTGAAGAGGCTAAGGTGTATGTTACCAGGCTTCTCTCCGGTAAACCGGTACTCCTTGCCTTTGACTGGGACCTCAGGGATAAGTATGGCAGGCTTTTAGCCTATATTTATATACAGGACGGAACCTGTGTAAACCTGCACCTGGTGGAACAGGGCTATGCCTTTGCCTATGTGCACTTTCCTTTTCAGTTTATGGATGAGTTTACCCGCGCCCAGGCCGCGGCAAAACAAAAACGGCGGGGCCTCTGGGGCCGCTGA
- a CDS encoding Hsp20/alpha crystallin family protein codes for MNEVMEKKQEQKVRTVQPACSICEDNGQILVRVEMPGVDKDGIEVSVEKNELVIKGKPAMVSPEGTYLIRERQTGEYHKRFIIDETIDRDKIQAVMNDGILLLTLSIKEAAKPRKIEIK; via the coding sequence ATGAACGAGGTTATGGAAAAGAAACAGGAACAGAAGGTACGGACTGTTCAACCGGCCTGCAGTATCTGCGAAGATAACGGCCAGATCCTGGTTCGGGTAGAAATGCCCGGGGTAGACAAGGATGGGATTGAGGTTAGTGTAGAAAAGAACGAGCTCGTGATTAAAGGGAAACCCGCTATGGTAAGTCCCGAAGGGACCTACCTGATTCGGGAACGGCAGACCGGCGAATATCATAAACGGTTTATCATCGATGAAACCATCGACCGGGATAAGATCCAGGCGGTGATGAACGACGGAATCCTGCTCTTAACCCTCAGTATCAAAGAAGCGGCTAAGCCCCGGAAGATCGAAATTAAATAA
- a CDS encoding ABC-F family ATP-binding cassette domain-containing protein, with product MITVTDLSLAFGERVLFKDVNLKFTPGNCYGIIGANGAGKSTFLKVLSGELEHDKGDIIVTPGERIAVLKQDHFAFEAYSVMETVLMGYPKLYQIMKERETLYAKESMSDEDGIRAGELEAEFAELGGWEAEAQASQMLSGLGLDEEDHTKMMSDLDESRKVRVLLAQALFGNPDILLLDEPTNGLDLESITWLEDFLIDFPNTVIVVSHDRHFLNTVCTHICDIDYGRITLYSGNYDFWYQMSQMLQRQAREQLKKREEKAKELKEFIQRFASNASKSRQATSRKKVLEKLDLENIPVTSRKFPYVAFKPNREIGNNVLRVEKLNYRTPDTILLQDFSIIVNRGDKIAFVGAEHQSKTAFFEIIAGEQKADSGDYYWGQTVSFSYFPKENSRYFNSDLSITDWLKQYSPDQDDTYVRSFLGRMLFSGDEALKPVNVLSGGEKVRCLLSKMMLSGANVLIMDEPTNHLDLEAITALNEGLEAFTGVVLFNSHDHEFIQSIANRIVEILPGGKLIDRMMPFDDYLKDESVKELRAEAYHHAERLQI from the coding sequence GTGATTACGGTTACTGATCTCAGCCTCGCCTTTGGCGAACGGGTCCTTTTTAAGGATGTGAACCTTAAATTCACCCCTGGCAACTGTTATGGCATTATCGGTGCAAACGGAGCAGGAAAATCCACATTTCTTAAAGTACTATCCGGGGAACTTGAACATGACAAGGGTGACATTATCGTTACCCCCGGCGAACGGATCGCCGTATTAAAGCAGGACCACTTCGCTTTCGAAGCCTATTCGGTCATGGAAACGGTCCTCATGGGCTATCCTAAACTGTACCAGATCATGAAAGAGCGGGAAACCCTCTATGCAAAAGAATCGATGAGCGATGAAGATGGTATCCGGGCAGGAGAGCTGGAAGCTGAATTTGCCGAACTGGGCGGCTGGGAAGCGGAAGCTCAGGCGAGCCAGATGCTTTCAGGCCTCGGTCTCGATGAAGAAGACCATACCAAAATGATGTCCGACCTGGATGAATCCCGAAAAGTCCGGGTCTTGCTCGCCCAGGCTCTCTTCGGAAATCCGGATATTCTGCTCCTTGACGAGCCTACCAACGGTCTTGACCTGGAGTCCATCACCTGGCTCGAGGATTTTCTCATCGATTTCCCCAATACGGTTATCGTCGTATCCCATGACCGGCACTTCCTGAACACGGTCTGTACCCACATCTGTGATATCGACTATGGCCGCATCACCCTCTATTCGGGTAACTATGATTTCTGGTACCAGATGAGCCAGATGCTGCAGCGGCAAGCCCGGGAACAGCTTAAAAAACGGGAAGAAAAGGCCAAAGAACTTAAGGAATTCATTCAGCGTTTTGCATCCAATGCCTCGAAGAGCCGGCAGGCTACAAGCCGGAAAAAGGTGTTGGAAAAACTCGATCTGGAAAACATACCCGTCACCAGCCGAAAGTTCCCCTATGTGGCCTTTAAGCCAAACCGGGAAATCGGCAATAACGTCCTCAGGGTCGAAAAACTCAATTACCGAACCCCCGATACAATCCTCCTGCAGGATTTTTCCATTATTGTGAACCGGGGTGATAAAATCGCCTTTGTCGGCGCTGAACATCAATCTAAAACTGCTTTCTTCGAAATCATCGCCGGAGAGCAGAAGGCAGATTCGGGGGATTATTACTGGGGGCAGACGGTAAGTTTTTCCTACTTTCCTAAAGAAAACAGCCGTTACTTTAATTCTGACCTGTCCATCACGGATTGGCTCAAACAGTATTCACCGGACCAGGATGATACCTATGTGCGCAGTTTCCTGGGACGGATGCTTTTTTCAGGCGATGAAGCTCTGAAGCCCGTGAATGTGCTTTCGGGAGGCGAGAAAGTCCGCTGTCTCCTTTCCAAAATGATGCTTTCAGGAGCCAATGTGCTCATTATGGATGAGCCTACCAACCACCTGGACCTGGAAGCCATCACAGCTCTGAACGAAGGGCTCGAAGCCTTTACGGGGGTGGTCCTCTTTAATTCCCACGACCATGAGTTTATCCAGTCCATTGCCAACCGGATTGTTGAGATTCTGCCCGGCGGCAAGCTGATTGACCGGATGATGCCCTTCGATGACTACCTGAAAGATGAGTCGGTCAAGGAACTTCGCGCCGAAGCATATCACCACGCGGAACGCCTGCAAATTTAA